Proteins encoded by one window of Sus scrofa isolate TJ Tabasco breed Duroc chromosome 12, Sscrofa11.1, whole genome shotgun sequence:
- the POLR2A gene encoding LOW QUALITY PROTEIN: DNA-directed RNA polymerase II subunit RPB1 (The sequence of the model RefSeq protein was modified relative to this genomic sequence to represent the inferred CDS: inserted 2 bases in 2 codons) yields MHGGGPPSGDSACPLRTIKRVQFGVLSPDELKRMSVTEGGIKYPETTEGGRPKLGGLMDPRQGVIERTGRCQTCAGNMTECPGHFGHIELAKPVFHVGFLVKTMKVLRCVCFFCSKLLVDSNNPKIKDILAKSKGQPKKRLTHVYDLCKGKNICEGGEEMDNKFGVEQPEGDEDLTKEKGHGGCGRYQPRIRRSGLELYAEWKHVNEDSQEKKILLSPERVHEIFKRISDEECFVLGMEPRYARPEWMIVTVLPVPPLSVRPAVVMQGSARNQDDLTHKLADIVKINNQLRRNEQNGAAAHVIAEDVKLLQFHVATMVDNELPGLPRAMQKSGRPLKSLKQRLKGKEGRVRGNLMGKRVDFSARTVITPDPNLSIDQVGVPRSIAANMTFAEIVTPFNIDRLQELVRRGNSQYPGAKYIIRDNGDRIDLRFHPKPSDLHLQTGYKVERHMCDGDIVIFNRQPTLHKMSMMGHRVRILPWSTFRLNLSVTTPYNADFDGDEMNLHLPQSLETRAEIQELAMVPRMIVXPQSNRPVMGIVQDTLTAVRKFTKRDVFLERGEVMNLLMFLSTWDGKVPQPAILKPRPLWTGKQIFSLIIPGHINCIRTHSTHPDDEDSGPYKHISPGDTKVVVENGELIMGILCKKSLGTSAGSLVHISYLEMGHDITRLFYSNIQTVINNWLLIEGHTIGIGDSIADSKTYQDIQNTIKKAKQDVIEVIEKAHNNELEPTPGNTLRQTFENQVNRILNDARDKTGSSAQKSLSEYNNFKSMVVSGAKGSKINISQVIAVVGQQNVEGKRIPFGFKHRTLPHFIKDDYGPESRGFVENSYLAGLTPTEFFFHAMGGREGLIDTAVKTAETGYIQRRLIKSMESVMVKYDATVRNSINQVVQLRYGEDGLAGESVEFQNLATLKPSNKAFEKKFRFDYTNERALRRTLQEDLVKDVLSNAHIQNELEREFERMREDREVLRVIFPTGDSKVVLPCNLLRMIWNAQKIFHINPRLPSDLHPIKVVEGVKELSKKLVIVNGDDPLSRQAQENATLLFNIHLRSTLCSRRMAEEFRLSGEAFDWLLGEIESKFNQAIAHPGEMVGALAAQSLGEPATQMTLNTFHYAGVSAKNVTLGVPRLKELINISKKPKTPSLTVFLLGQSARDAERAKDILCRLEHTTLRKVTANTAIYYDPNPQSTVVAEDQEWVNVYYEMPDFDVARISPWLLRVELDRKHMTDRKLTMEQIAEKINAGFGDDLNCIFNDDNAEKLVLRIRIMNSDENKMQEEEEVVDKMDDDVFLRCIESNMLTDMTLQGXEQISKVYMHLPQTDNKKKIIITEDGEFKALQEWILETDGVSLMRVLSEKDVDPVRTTSNDIVEIFTVLGIEAVRKALERELYHVISFDGSYVNYRHLALLCDTMTCRGHLMAITRHGVNRQDTGPLMKCSFEETVDVLMEAAAHGESDPMKGVSENIMLGQLAPAGTGCFDLLLDAEKCKYGMEIPTNIPGLGAAGPTGMFFGSAPSPMGGISPAMTPWNQGATPAYGAWSPSVGSGMTPGAAGFSPSAASDASGFSPGYSPAWSPTPGSPGSPGPSSPYIPSPGGAMSPSYSPTSPAYEPRSPGGYTPQSPSYSPTSPSYSPTSPSYSPTSPNYSPTSPSYSPTSPSYSPTSPSYSPTSPSYSPTSPSYSPTSPSYSPTSPSYSPTSPSYSPTSPSYSPTSPSYSPTSPSYSPTSPSYSPTSPSYSPTSPSYSPTSPSYSPTSPNYSPTSPNYTPTSPSYSPTSPSYSPTSPNYTPTSPNYSPTSPSYSPTSPSYSPTSPSYSPSSPRYTPQSPTYTPSSPSYSPSSPSYSPTSPKYTPTSPSYSPSSPEYTPTSPKYSPTSPKYSPTSPKYSPTSPTYSPTTPKYSPTSPTYSPTSPVYTPTSPKYSPTSPTYSPTSPKYSPTSPTYSPTSPKGSTYSPTSPGYSPTSPTYSLTSPAISPDDSDEEN; encoded by the exons AAGCGAATGTCCGTGACGGAGGGCGGCATCAAATACCCAGAGACAACCGAGGGAGGCCGCCCCAAGCTGGGGGGGCTGATGGATCCAAGGCAGGGGGTGATCGAGAGGACTGGCCGCTGCCAGACGTGTGCAG GAAACATGACAGAGTGTCCTGGCCACTTTGGCCACATTGAGCTGGCCAAACCTGTGTTCCACGTGGGCTTCCTGGTGAAGACAATGAAAGTTCTGCGCTGCGTCTGCTTCTTCTGCTCCAAATTGCTGGTGGACTCT AACAACCCAAAGATCAAGGACATTTTGGCCAAGTCCAAGGGGCAGCCCAAGAAGCGGCTCACACACGTCTATGACCTCTGCAAGGGCAAGAACATCTGCGAGGGCGGCGAGGAGATGGACAACAAGTTCGGGGTGGAGCAGCCCGAGGGCGACGAGGACCTGACCAAAGAGAAG GGCCACGGTGGCTGTGGGCGGTACCAGCCCAGGATCCGGCGCTCCGGCCTGGAGCTCTATGCCGAGTGGAAGCACGTCAACGAGGACTCGCAGGAGAAGAAGATCCTGCTGAGTCCCGAGCGGGTGCACGAGATCTTCAAGCGCATCTCGGATGAGGAGTGTTTCGTCCTGGGCATGGAGCCGCGCTACGCCCGGCCCGAGTGGATGATCGTCACCGTGCTGCCCGTGCCCCCGCTCTCCGTGCGGCCCGCTGTGGTCATGCAGGGCTCTGCCCGCAACCAG GATGACCTGACGCACAAACTGGCCGACATCGTGAAAATCAACAATCAGCTTCGGCGCAACGAGCAGAACGGCGCGGCGGCCCACGTCATCGCCGAGGACGTGAAGCTCCTCCAGTTTCACGTGGCCACCATGGTGGACAACGAGCTGCCCGGCCTGCCTCGC GCCATGCAGAAGTCTGGGCGTCCTCTCAAGTCCCTGAAGCAGCGGTTGAAGGGCAAGGAAGGCCGCGTGCGGGGGAACCTGATGGGCAAGCGGGTGGACTTCTCGGCCCGCACCGTCATCACCCCCGACCCCAACCTCTCCATCGACCAGGTCGGCGTGCCTCGCTCCATCGCCGCCAACATGACCTTCGCAGAGATCGTCACCCCCTTCAACATTGACAG GCTTCAGGAGCTGGTGCGCAGGGGGAACAGCCAGTACCCGGGAGCCAAGTACATCATCCGGGACAACGGCGATCGCATTGACTTGCGTTTCCACCCCAAGCCCAGTGATCTTCACCTGCAGACTGGCTATAAG GTGGAACGGCACATGTGTGACGGGGACATAGTTATCTTCAACCGGCAGCCAACTTTGCACAAAATGTCCATGATGGGACATCGAGTCCGGATCCTCCCCTGGTCTACTTTTCGCTTGAACCTTAG TGTGACAACTCCGTACAATGCCGACTTTGATGGGGATGAGATGAACTTGCACCTGCCGCAGTCCCTAGAGACACGGGCGGAGATCCAGGAGCTTGCCATGGTGCCACGCATGATTG ACCCCCAGAGCAATCGCCCTGTCATGGGCATTGTGCAGGACACGCTGACTGCAGTGCGCAAATTCACCAAGAGGGACGTCTTCCTGGAGCGG GGGGAGGTGATGAACCTGCTGATGTTCCTGTCCACGTGGGACGGCAAGGTCCCGCAGCCAGCCATCCTGAAGCCCCGGCCCCTGTGGACGGGGAAGCAGATCTTCTCCCTCATCATACCCGGCCACATCAACTGTATCCGCACCCACAGCACCCATCCTGATGACGAGGACAGCGGCCCGTACAAGCACATCTCTCCTGGGGACACCAAG GTGGTGGTGGAGAACGGGGAGCTGATCATGGGCATCCTGTGTAAGAAGTCTCTGGGCACGTCCGCTGGCTCCCTCGTCCACATCTCTTACCTTGAGATGGGTCACGACATCACTCGCCTCTTCTATTCCAACATTCAGACCGTCATTAACAACTGGCTCCTCATCGAGG GTCATACCATTGGCATCGGGGACTCCATTGCTGATTCTAAGACTTACCAAGACATTCAGAACACTATTAAGAAGGCCAAGCAGGATGTAATAGAG GTCATCGAGAAGGCGCATAACAACGAGCTGGAGCCCACCCCCGGGAACACTCTGCGGCAGACCTTTGAGAACCAGGTGAACCGCATTCTCAATGATGCCCGAGACAAGACTGGCTCCTCCGCCCAGAAATCCCTGTCTGAATACAACAACTTTAAGTCTATGGTCGTGTCTGGGGCCAAAGGTTCCAAGATCAACATCTCCCAG GTCATTGCTGTCGTCGGGCAGCAGAACGTGGAGGGCAAGCGGATCCCATTTGGATTCAAGCACCGGACTCTGCCTCACTTCATCAAGGATGACTATGGGCCCGAGAGCCGTGGCTTTGTGGAGAACTCCTACCTGGCCGGCCTCACACCCACCGAGTTCTTCTTCCACGCCATGGGGGGTCGTGAGGGGCTCATCGACACAGCGGTCAAGACTGCCGAGACTG GCTACATCCAGCGACGGCTGATCAAGTCCATGGAGTCGGTGATGGTCAAGTACGACGCCACCGTGCGGAACTCCATCAATCAGGTGGTGCAGCTGCGCTACGGCGAGGACGGCCTGGCCGGCGAGAGCGTCGAGTTCCAGAACCTGGCTACCCTGAAGCCCTCCAACAAGGCTTTCGAGAAGAA GTTCCGCTTCGATTATACCAACGAGCGGGCCCTGCGGCGCACGCTGCAGGAGGACCTGGTGAAGGATGTGCTCAGCAACGCGCACATTCAGAACGAGCTGGAGCGAGAATTCGAGCGGATGCGTGAGGACCGGGAGGTGCTCCGGGTCATCTTCCCAACGGGCGACAGCAAG GTGGTCCTCCCCTGTAACCTGCTGCGCATGATCTGGAACGCCCAGAAGATCTTCCACATCAACCCTCGCCTCCCCTCCGACCTGCACCCCATCAAGGTGGTAGAGG GAGTCAAGGAGTTGAGCAAAAAGCTGGTGATTGTGAATGGGGACGACCCACTGAGCCGGCAGGCCCAGGAGAACGCCACCCTGCTCTTCAACATCCACCTGCGGTCCACGCTGTGCTCCCGCCGCATGGCCGAGGAGTTTCGGCTCAGTGGAGAGGCCTTTGACTGGCTGCTCGGAGAGATCGAGTCCAAGTTCAACCAAGCCATT GCCCATCCCGGAGAGATGGTGGGAGCTCTGGCTGCACAGTCCCTTGGAGAACCCGCCACCCAGATGACCTTGAACACCTTCCACTATGCCGGTGTGTCCGCCAAGAACGTGACCCTGGGTGTGCCCCGCCTTAAGGAGCTCATCAACATTTCCAAGAAGCCAAAGACCCCCTCGCTCACTGTCTTCCTGCTGGGCCAGTCTGCTCGAGATGCCGAGAGAGCCAAG GACATTCTGTGCCGCCTGGAACATACAACATTGAGGAAGGTGACGGCCAACACAGCCATCTACTACGACCCCAACCCCCAGAGCACAGTGGTGGCAGAGGACCAGGAATGGGTGAATGTGTACTATGAGATGCCCGACTTCGACGTGGCCCGAATCTCCCCCTGGCTTCTGCGGGTGGAGCTGGACCGGAAGCACATGACTGACCGGAAGCTGACCATGGAGCAGATTGCCGAAAAGATCAATGCTG GTTTCGGTGACGACCTGAATTGCATCTTTAATGACGATAATGCAGAGAAGCTGGTACTCCGTATCCGCATTATGAACAGTGATGAAAACAAGATGCAAGAG GAAGAAGAGGTGGTGGACAAGATGGATGACGACGTCTTCCTGCGCTGCATCGAGTCCAACATGCTGACCGACATGACCCTGCAGG TCGAGCAGATCAGCAAG GTGTACATGCACCTGCCGCAGACGGACAACAAGAAGAAGATCATCATCACGGAGGACGGGGAGTTCAAGGCCCTGCAGGAGTGGATCCTGGAGACGGACGGCGTGAGCCTGATGCGCGTGCTGAGCGAGAAGGACGTGGACCCTGTGCGCACCACGTCCAATGACATCGTGGAGATCTTCACG GTGCTGGGCATCGAGGCCGTGCGGAAGGCCCTGGAGCGGGAGCTGTACCACGTCATCTCCTTCGATGGGTCCTACGTCAATTACCGGCACCTGGCTCTGCTGTGTGACACCATGACCTGTCGTGGCCACTTGATGGCCATCACCCGACACGGGGTCAACCGCCAGGATACGGGCCCTCTCATGAAGTGCTCCTTTGAGGAAACG GTGGACGTGCTCATGGAAGCAGCCGCGCACGGAGAGAGCGACCCCATGAAGGGCGTGTCGGAGAACATCATGCTGGGCCAGCTGGCCCCGGCCGGCACCGGCTGCTTTGACCTCCTGCTCGACGCCGAGAAGTGCAAGTACGGCATGGAGATCCCCACCAACATCCCCGGCCTGGGCGCCGCCGGCC CCACTGGCATGTTCTTCGGCTCGGCACCCAGTCCCATGGGAGGAATTTCTCCAGCCATGACCCCCTGGAACCAGGGTGCAACTCCGGCCTATGGCGCCTGGTCTCCCAGCGTCG GGAGCGGGATGACCCCAGGGGCAGCCGGCTTCTCTCCCAGCGCTGCTTCAGATGCCAGCGGCTTCAGCCCCGGTTACTCCCCAGCCTGGTCTCCCACGCCAGGTTCCCCGGGCTCCCCGGGCCCCTCAAGCCCGTACATCCCCTCACCAG GGGGTGCCATGTCTCCCAGCTACTCCCCGACGTCGCCCGCCTACGAGCCCCGCTCCCCTGGGGGCTATACTCCCCAGAGTCCCTCttactcccccacctccccctcctaCTCCCCTACCTCTCCATCTTATTCTCCAACCAGTCCCAACTACAGTCCCACCTCGCCCAGCTACTCCCCAACCTCTCCCAGCTACTCGCCCACCTCACCCAGCTACTCCCCGACCTCCCCCAGCTACTCGCCCACCTCGCCCAGCTACTCACCCACTTCTCCCAGCTACTCGCCCACCTCGCCCAGCTACTCGCCCACCTCCCCCAGCTACTCGCCCACCTCGCCCAGCTACTCACCCACTTCTCCCAGCTACTCGCCAACTTCCCCCAGCTACTCGCCCACCTCGCCCAGCTACTCGCCCACATCTCCCAGTTACTCTCCGACATCCCCCAGCTACTCACCAACTTCCCCAAGTTACTCACCCACCAGCCCTAACTATTCTCCAACCAGTCCCAATTACACCCCGACGTCACCCAGCTATAGCCCGACGTCACCCAGCTACTCACCTACTAGTCCCAACTACACGCCCACAAGCCCCAACTACAGCCCAACCTCGCCGAGCTACTCCCCCACTTCGCCCAGCTACTCCCCGACCTCGCCGAGCTACTCCCCTTCGAGCCCACGATACACCCCCCAGTCTCCCACCTATACCCCAAGCTCCCCCAGCTACAGCCCCAGCTCCCCCAGCTACAGCCCTACCTCGCCCAAGTACACCCCAACCAGTCCTTCCTACAGCCCCAGCTCGCCGGAGTACACCCCGACCTCTCCCAAGTACTCGCCCACCAGCCCCAAATACTCGCCAACCTCTCCCAAGTACTCGCCCACCAGCCCCACCTACTCGCCCACCACCCCCAAATACTCGCCAACGTCTCCTACTTACTCACCAACCTCTCCGGTCTATACCCCAACCTCCCCCAAGTATTCACCCACTAGCCCCACTTACTCGCCCACCTCCCCCAAGTACTCGCCCACCAGCCCCACCTACTCACCCACGTCCCCCAAAGGCTCCACCTACTCGCCCACCTCTCCTGGCTACTCGCCCACCAGCCCCACCTATAGCCTCACCAGCCCAGCCATCAGCCCGGACGACAGTGATGAGGAGAACTGA